The sequence ATTTTTCCCAGGGCTGGATCAGATAAAATCACTGTATTTTCATTTATTTGGTTAATTACACTGTAATGACATTTTCCATCAATATTCAGAAATACTATATTATCAGAATCCAAATTTTTAGCATGAATTCTCATTCCACGAGCATTCAATCCCTTTTTTATGGCAGCTTTCATTAATCCATACATAGTAGTCCCCGTATCATCAGTGCCAGCCATCTTAGCCAATTCATTTTCATTACATTTTATTCCCATTTTCTGAAGTACCGTGGCTAGTGCTGCCGGGCCACAATTATAGCTAGTACTTTGCATCACGATTTCTGATTTTATAGAATTATCATCTGAAAGAGTATTCATAATACTTACAACCTTTTTAGTAATAATTAGTTAATAAGTATTATTATATTTAATATTATTGTTTTAAAAAGTAATAATAATTATATAATAAATTTTGTAAATAAAACATTAAAAAAAAAATAGAAAATAAACGATTTTAATTTTAACTATCTAAATTCTGACCGAGCATTCCAAATCTTTTTTAAGGTTTTAAAACCACTCTTAGATTTTTTTAAGTCTTCAAAATGATTAATAATATCCAGCAAATTGTCAACTGATTTTTCAGCATGATTTACCATTTCTGAGCCACCAACAGGTGCATTGACATTCTCCATTTCCTGAGGAATATTTTCTAATTTTGCTACACTAATTCCTAATTTTCGGGCCAAATCAACACTGGAATGTTTGTGATGGAATCCTGCTATTTTGATAGATGGAACATTCAAAACACCTGCTTCAATGGTTATTCCCATTCCGGCCCCATAGATTAACAAATCAGAAGCATTCATAATACTGGGAAGATCAACAAAGCCCTCTAAAACTTTTATTTTAGAAGAAAATGAAGGAGATATTAGACTTTTTACATAATCCCTTTCAAATCGGAACGGGACAATTAAAGTAGTCTTATCTAAAGATTCAATTATTTTTATTAAATCAGGGATTTGATAGGCTTTTAAATCGCCACCAAGGGCCACTAAAATAAATTCATCAACATCATATAAATCTTTCAATTTATTTTTATCCATTAGATTCATTTTATCTATAAATGAGGCCATAGGATATCCACCAATATTTTTCACATTTTTTATGGAGTATTGATTCTTTAAATAGTTTTGATAGTCCTTAGATGGTGCTGTAACCATATCCGCGAAGGAAATCATTTCAATAGGATTGTAAATATCCTGTTCAATATGCAAAGTCGGTATTCTAAGTAAATTAGCTGCAGAAAGTCCTTTTCTAACATCTCCTGCATTCCCACAAGTGATTAATAAATCAATTCCCTTTCCTCGCATGGCTTGAGCCGTTTTTATGATGTCTTTCATCACCAAATATCCAATCTTTGAATTGGATCTTTTTTGGGCCCCTGCACCACGACCCTGGCCAATAGAATAAATTTCAGAACAATATTGAGTTAAAAGTTCTTCAGCACCATTTCCATGTGCCAATCCCATAACTTCAGCATCTAGTTTTTCCAGAACTGGGATTATGGTTTTAGCAGGAGCTAGCTCAGCTGCAACTGCAATTTTCATGGGTCTTCCCGCTTCATGTCATTTCCCATCACTTCATCAAGTTCATATCCATTCATATAATTCCTATGATTGAAATAAGCATATAGAATCAAAAGAATAGAAATAAGATAGAATATCCATACAACCAAATCTGTGGGGCCTGTTTCAATCCATACCAATGTTTGGGCCAATATTATGGCATAAAATACTGTAAAAATTCCTTTTTTTACTTTTTGAATTAAATGCATTAATTTAAGAATCAGACCTAAAAAGAACATTTGCAAGGCCAGAGCCCAGACCCCGAAATCTAAAAGGGCTGGGCCAAATATAGTTGATGTAGCAGAGTGTTTGTATCCCAGAACCACTTCCCCTACAATAGCCCGTGGATCAGCTGCCTGGAAAAATCCAGTGAGGGAATAATAGGTTAATGTTCCATGGGTCGCCCCTTGCATCCCAATTAAGGTGTTAAAAACTGTGAGGGTATATCCTGCTCGGTAAAAAAATAATTCCAATGGATTTAAAGTCCAAGTTTGCCATTCAATAGATTTAGCAGATATATATCCTACTAAAAGGCCTATTCCAACCAGACCAATAATAAAAATAGCGAAATATATCCATTTAAGATTTTTAGAGAAATTTCGAGTGTAATATAAAGTAATGAATACACTTAAAATTATAACGATGGTGGTAGTCCTATAGCCAGTCAAGGCAAAAATAGCTATTCCAAGAATAAATAGAATATAATAATAGCTCCTGTTGAATCGGGCCAGCAAAATATTTATTCCCGGTAGAAACAAGAGGTAAGAAAATATCCATATTTTAGTGACTGCTTTAGCCTTCAAATAACCACTTAAAAGGGGTATGCCTCCTGAATAAATCAAATTAATAGCTTGGAGAGATAATCCCAATATAACTATGGCTAAAATTACTAGTTCTAGAAGAGAAAAACTTTTAAAAAAGCTTTTTTTAATATTGTTCGATTTATCTGGAGATTTATTTTGATTAAGATTATTTATTAAATATTCTTTTTGAGAATATAATTGATTTAAAAAGTTATTTAAATTTTTAAATCTTTTAAAGTTGAGTTTATAGAATATCTTAGGAAAAATTATTCCCAAAAGAAAAAAACAGCAGCCAAATAAAATATAGAAATAAACCCCTATAGAAGGTGCCTGTAATCCCTTTATTTGATAAAAAAATCCGACCAATCCAAATAATACGTACAAAAATATGGCAAATATAATTAAATAAGGAGAAAATACGTCAATTTTATTAGTTAAATTCATGTTATCGGCCTTGAAATAATTAATTATCAATTAAACACAGATATAATGGATTAAATAGCATTAATTTAATAATTTTACATTTATTAGATTTCCCAAGCGTTTTTAGTTAAGTTAGAAGCAAAGCCAGGACATGCTGCAGCGTGAGTATGCACATAGCTAGCCACCGTGTTTTTAGATATTATTCCATCTTTTGAATCTATTATTCCCCTTCCACGAAGAATTTTAAATGCAAATTTCGGATTAATGGTTGTATTTGCACTAATATCCACTTTAGAATAGTGAAATTCATGACCTCTATAGATATCTCCTTTTTTAGAGATTATATTATCTTGCTGAGCCTCAGAAATAACATAGCTTAATCCCTGAACTTTATCCGTCATCAGGGAGGGATAAGGGAATACATCACACATTTTATGCCCATTAATAGATTTTGTAAGGTACATTAACCCACCACATTCACCATAAATTGGCCTTTCATCTAAATGGAACTTTTTAATGGAATTACGCATGGAATAATTTTTTTCCAGTTCTTTAGAGAATATCTCAGGATAACCCCCACCTATATAAAGTGCATCCACATCAGGGAGATTTTCATCATGATAAGGACTAAAAGGAACTATTTGAGCGTGGTTATCTTCCAGAGCTTCTAAATTTTCCTGATAATAGAAAGTAAAAATTTCATCCTGGGCCACCCCGATTTTCACTTTTTTGGTATTTTCCTTTTTCCAGAGTTGTTCGCGTTCTGCAGGAATCTTTCCATCACTTTTCATAATATCTTTCAAAGCATCAAGATCAATGTTTTCACTTACTACCTGACCCCATTTTTCGATAAACCCTAATAAATTTTCCCTTTCAACCGCAGGAACCAGGCCCAGATGTCTTTGCTCTACAGTCAAAGAATCGCTCCGGGGTATGCCCCCAATTACTTGAGTATTGGTCAGCTTTTCCACCGCTTCTTTAGCCTTCAAGTAATGGCGCTGATTTTTGACATGATTTAAAATTACTCCCTCAATCTTTATCTCAGGATCTAAGGATTTAAATCCTAGTACTACTGCTGCCGCACTTTTTACCAGACTTCTAGCATTTAAAATCAAAATGACAGGAGAATTCAGAGCTTTAGCTGCAGATGCTGTGTTTCCGACATCTCCTGTAGGACTAATTCCTTCATAAAGACCCCTGACACCTTCAATTATTCCCATTTTCGAAGCTGTAATCGCCATAGCCCTTTCAAAGGCCTCTCTTATCTGGCCATCCGACATGAAAAATGAGTCTAAATTACGAGACCTATTTCCTGTGGCCAAGGTGTGATAAGTAGGATCA is a genomic window of Methanobacteriaceae archaeon containing:
- a CDS encoding C39 family peptidase; amino-acid sequence: MNTLSDDNSIKSEIVMQSTSYNCGPAALATVLQKMGIKCNENELAKMAGTDDTGTTMYGLMKAAIKKGLNARGMRIHAKNLDSDNIVFLNIDGKCHYSVINQINENTVILSDPALGKIELTKNYFFKIYSGNALIVYK
- a CDS encoding oligosaccharide repeat unit polymerase family protein produces the protein MNLTNKIDVFSPYLIIFAIFLYVLFGLVGFFYQIKGLQAPSIGVYFYILFGCCFFLLGIIFPKIFYKLNFKRFKNLNNFLNQLYSQKEYLINNLNQNKSPDKSNNIKKSFFKSFSLLELVILAIVILGLSLQAINLIYSGGIPLLSGYLKAKAVTKIWIFSYLLFLPGINILLARFNRSYYYILFILGIAIFALTGYRTTTIVIILSVFITLYYTRNFSKNLKWIYFAIFIIGLVGIGLLVGYISAKSIEWQTWTLNPLELFFYRAGYTLTVFNTLIGMQGATHGTLTYYSLTGFFQAADPRAIVGEVVLGYKHSATSTIFGPALLDFGVWALALQMFFLGLILKLMHLIQKVKKGIFTVFYAIILAQTLVWIETGPTDLVVWIFYLISILLILYAYFNHRNYMNGYELDEVMGNDMKREDP
- the cfbB gene encoding Ni-sirohydrochlorin a,c-diamide synthase, which translates into the protein MRIVLAGTGSAVGKTTISTGIMKALSEETKIQPFKVGPDYIDPTYHTLATGNRSRNLDSFFMSDGQIREAFERAMAITASKMGIIEGVRGLYEGISPTGDVGNTASAAKALNSPVILILNARSLVKSAAAVVLGFKSLDPEIKIEGVILNHVKNQRHYLKAKEAVEKLTNTQVIGGIPRSDSLTVEQRHLGLVPAVERENLLGFIEKWGQVVSENIDLDALKDIMKSDGKIPAEREQLWKKENTKKVKIGVAQDEIFTFYYQENLEALEDNHAQIVPFSPYHDENLPDVDALYIGGGYPEIFSKELEKNYSMRNSIKKFHLDERPIYGECGGLMYLTKSINGHKMCDVFPYPSLMTDKVQGLSYVISEAQQDNIISKKGDIYRGHEFHYSKVDISANTTINPKFAFKILRGRGIIDSKDGIISKNTVASYVHTHAAACPGFASNLTKNAWEI